A region from the Geobacillus vulcani PSS1 genome encodes:
- a CDS encoding DUF1146 family protein, producing the protein MMPVIGQQALISIIVHLAFLAVTWWTLQAVRLEVLLRPNRVVQGRLLYILLTIAIGSTVANFFLDYWAWSTDLPYLFRE; encoded by the coding sequence ATGATGCCGGTCATCGGCCAACAAGCGTTGATTTCGATTATCGTTCATTTGGCGTTTCTAGCGGTGACGTGGTGGACGCTGCAGGCAGTGAGGCTCGAGGTGTTGCTTCGGCCGAACCGTGTCGTTCAAGGGCGGTTGTTGTACATTTTATTGACGATTGCCATCGGCTCGACGGTGGCGAACTTTTTCCTCGACTATTGGGCTTGGTCAACCGATTTGCCGTATTTGTTCCGCGAATAG
- a CDS encoding NADH-quinone oxidoreductase subunit M, which translates to MMFLSLLVFSPLLGIVLLMFVRKTDERMIQWLGTAATVPSLILALFAFIQSGRGFRLEQLDEARDWVRLADLPFLTDAAYVIRYELGIDGLSLVFIVLTAVLSTLAALASVLVKTEKKGYFLWLLALEIGMLGVFSAANFVWFFLFLEVTLVAMFLLVGKWGGFERERAAYSYLLYNGLGSALLLVVIAVLVARAGTANFALLHEMLHNPVAQGQWIAPLSEEGRRWLLGGLLLAFAIKLPAFPFHRWLIRVHVEAPPPVVMLHAGVLLKIAAYAMIRFGVGLFPGEFRSFAGVLALFGVINVLYGALLALRQRELKRVLAYSSVSHMGVVLIGLGALNEAGIQGAVLQSIAHGLISALSFLLVGVLAGRTGTTDLNRLGGLTKAMPLFSGYLLTAALALLGLPGMAGFVGEFTSFLGLFQTKPVLAAVGALGLILAAAYSLKAVLDITFGRDRRGAVMNPRSTAEAIEVHQAAVDLRGKEAVPAFILVALIVAVGVYPQLLAAPLTAVVETMMNGLGG; encoded by the coding sequence ATGATGTTTTTATCACTGCTCGTCTTTTCACCGCTGTTAGGCATCGTGTTGTTGATGTTTGTCCGCAAAACGGATGAACGAATGATTCAATGGCTCGGAACGGCCGCCACCGTACCATCGCTCATTTTGGCGCTGTTTGCTTTCATCCAGTCCGGGCGTGGGTTTCGCCTCGAGCAGCTCGATGAAGCGCGGGACTGGGTGCGGCTTGCTGACCTGCCATTTTTGACGGACGCGGCGTACGTCATCCGTTATGAGCTTGGCATCGATGGGCTGTCGCTTGTTTTTATCGTTTTGACTGCGGTGTTGTCGACGTTGGCCGCTTTGGCGTCGGTGCTTGTCAAAACGGAGAAAAAAGGGTATTTTCTTTGGCTGCTGGCGCTCGAGATTGGTATGCTCGGCGTATTTTCCGCCGCCAATTTCGTTTGGTTTTTCCTCTTTTTAGAAGTGACGTTGGTTGCCATGTTTTTGCTTGTCGGCAAGTGGGGCGGATTTGAGCGCGAGCGGGCGGCGTACAGCTACTTGTTGTACAACGGTCTTGGTTCGGCCTTACTGCTTGTCGTGATCGCGGTGTTGGTCGCCCGCGCGGGAACAGCGAACTTTGCCTTGCTCCATGAGATGTTACATAATCCCGTTGCCCAAGGGCAGTGGATTGCGCCGCTTTCGGAAGAGGGGCGTCGCTGGCTGCTGGGGGGGCTGCTGCTGGCGTTTGCGATCAAGCTGCCAGCCTTTCCGTTCCATCGTTGGCTCATCCGCGTTCACGTTGAAGCGCCGCCGCCGGTCGTCATGCTTCACGCCGGGGTGCTATTGAAAATTGCGGCATATGCGATGATTCGCTTCGGGGTCGGCTTGTTTCCGGGCGAGTTCCGCTCGTTTGCCGGCGTTCTCGCTCTATTTGGCGTCATCAACGTGTTGTACGGCGCGCTGTTGGCGCTTCGCCAACGCGAACTGAAGCGCGTGCTCGCCTACTCGAGCGTATCGCATATGGGGGTTGTGCTCATCGGACTCGGCGCGTTGAATGAGGCCGGTATTCAAGGAGCGGTCCTGCAATCGATCGCACACGGGCTCATTTCGGCTTTGTCGTTTTTGCTTGTCGGCGTGCTCGCCGGGCGAACGGGAACGACGGATCTCAACCGGCTTGGCGGACTGACGAAAGCGATGCCGCTCTTTTCCGGGTATTTGCTTACAGCAGCGCTCGCCTTGCTCGGCTTGCCGGGCATGGCGGGGTTTGTCGGTGAATTCACGTCGTTTCTCGGGCTGTTTCAAACGAAGCCGGTCCTCGCCGCCGTAGGGGCGCTTGGGTTGATCTTAGCTGCGGCTTACTCGCTCAAGGCTGTTCTTGACATCACATTCGGCCGCGACCGTCGAGGGGCGGTCATGAATCCAAGATCGACGGCGGAGGCGATCGAGGTGCATCAGGCTGCCGTCGACTTGCGAGGGAAAGAAGCAGTGCCGGCGTTCATCCTCGTCGCGTTGATCGTGGCCGTTGGCGTCTATCCGCAGCTATTGGCCGCGCCGCTTACAGCCGTCGTAGAGACGATGATGAACGGGCTAGGAGGGTGA
- the spoIID gene encoding stage II sporulation protein D: MVKRLKPVMVLAFLLFVAILVIPTALVLPFYDGKVTKLAEQLHKQEQLQRSQAAEGPSVEVAVYRSKEQRVEHIPLEQYVIGVVAAEMPAEFELEALKAQALTARTYIVKQLLANQPFRLPKGANVTDTVAHQVYYSDDELRKLWGSDYDWKIKKVTKAVLETQGQILTYNNEPIEALFFSTSNGYTENSEAYWQSDFPYLKSVASPWDKQSPKFYQRKTMSVAEFERRLGIELPADGSVGVIVSRTPGRRVGEVKIGGKTFTGRDVRERLGLPSSDFTWVRNGDDIIITTKGYGHGVGMSQYGANFMAKEGKTYADIVKYYYRGVHISSATAFLNKLTAKNG; encoded by the coding sequence ATGGTGAAACGATTGAAACCCGTAATGGTGCTCGCTTTCTTGCTATTTGTCGCCATCCTCGTCATTCCGACAGCGCTCGTTCTTCCCTTTTATGACGGGAAGGTGACGAAATTGGCCGAACAACTGCACAAGCAAGAACAACTTCAGCGGTCGCAGGCAGCCGAAGGGCCGTCCGTCGAGGTGGCGGTCTACCGAAGCAAAGAACAACGTGTCGAACATATTCCGCTCGAGCAATACGTCATCGGCGTCGTCGCAGCGGAAATGCCGGCCGAATTTGAGCTCGAGGCATTAAAGGCGCAAGCGTTGACGGCGCGCACATACATTGTCAAGCAGCTGCTTGCCAACCAGCCGTTTCGCCTGCCAAAAGGAGCGAATGTGACCGACACGGTGGCTCATCAAGTCTATTACAGCGATGACGAGTTGCGAAAGCTGTGGGGCAGCGATTATGATTGGAAAATCAAAAAAGTGACAAAAGCCGTGTTGGAAACGCAAGGACAAATTTTGACATACAACAACGAGCCGATCGAGGCGCTGTTTTTCTCAACAAGCAACGGGTATACCGAAAATTCGGAAGCCTATTGGCAAAGCGATTTTCCCTATTTAAAAAGCGTCGCCAGCCCATGGGATAAACAATCGCCGAAGTTTTACCAGCGGAAAACGATGTCGGTGGCGGAATTCGAGCGAAGGTTGGGGATCGAACTGCCCGCTGACGGCTCAGTCGGCGTCATTGTATCGCGCACTCCCGGCCGCCGCGTCGGCGAAGTAAAAATCGGCGGCAAGACGTTTACGGGCCGTGATGTGCGCGAACGGCTCGGGTTGCCGTCGAGTGATTTCACTTGGGTGCGCAACGGAGATGACATCATCATTACGACGAAAGGCTACGGCCATGGCGTCGGCATGAGCCAGTACGGGGCCAACTTTATGGCGAAAGAAGGGAAAACGTACGCTGACATTGTCAAATATTATTACCGCGGTGTCCATATTTCGTCGGCGACGGCGTTTTTGAACAAGCTGACAGCGAAAAACGGATGA
- the nuoK gene encoding NADH-quinone oxidoreductase subunit NuoK, whose product MTLSAYLALSLILFCIGLYGALTKRNTVIVLICIELMLNAVNINFVAFAKYGPHPSVHGHVFALFAIAVAAAEAAVGLAALIAFYRNRKTVQVDEANSLKH is encoded by the coding sequence ATGACACTATCGGCTTATTTGGCGCTTTCACTCATCTTGTTTTGTATCGGGCTATACGGGGCGCTCACGAAGCGGAACACGGTCATTGTGCTCATCTGCATTGAGCTGATGTTGAATGCGGTCAACATCAACTTCGTCGCGTTTGCCAAATACGGCCCCCATCCCAGCGTTCACGGGCACGTGTTCGCGCTGTTTGCAATCGCTGTGGCGGCGGCGGAAGCGGCCGTCGGTTTAGCCGCGCTCATCGCCTTTTACCGCAACCGGAAGACGGTTCAAGTCGATGAAGCCAATTCGTTGAAACATTAG
- a CDS encoding NADH-quinone oxidoreductase subunit J encodes MSGTDVAFFLLALAAIAGGVTMLQLTNVVHMVIVLVMTFLGIAGLYVLLSAEFVAVVQVLIYSGAITIIMLFAIMLTRHHTEERERQTTGGFWHKAVAALSVIAFGLAAYFGIRQLDFGADGSALAGDNAKAIGKSLYSYYTIPFEIVSVILLVALIGAIVLAKKDGKGAGDP; translated from the coding sequence GTGAGCGGAACGGACGTCGCCTTTTTCTTGCTCGCCCTCGCGGCGATTGCCGGCGGAGTGACGATGCTCCAGCTGACGAACGTCGTCCATATGGTCATCGTCCTCGTCATGACGTTTTTAGGCATTGCCGGGTTGTACGTGCTGTTGTCCGCCGAATTTGTCGCCGTTGTGCAAGTGCTCATCTATTCTGGAGCCATCACGATCATCATGTTGTTTGCGATTATGTTGACGCGTCATCACACAGAGGAAAGGGAGCGCCAAACCACCGGCGGCTTCTGGCATAAAGCGGTTGCCGCCCTCTCCGTGATCGCTTTTGGCCTTGCCGCCTACTTCGGCATCCGCCAGCTCGACTTTGGCGCTGACGGCAGCGCGTTGGCGGGCGACAATGCTAAGGCGATCGGCAAGTCGCTTTACTCGTATTATACGATTCCGTTTGAAATCGTGTCCGTCATTTTGCTTGTCGCTTTGATCGGCGCGATTGTGCTGGCGAAAAAAGACGGCAAGGGGGCAGGAGATCCATGA
- the nuoN gene encoding NADH-quinone oxidoreductase subunit NuoN codes for MNDVWQSDWGMMTPEWIVLAVAIVLVVIDLALPSGRSRRPLAWGAAAAAALAMIATAAMIPAEPASILHDTFRLDAFAKAFKLIVLAGAAFALLLTADWKPKEDSPHRGEFAYMMLFALLGAMMTASSGDLLTLFVSIELLSVSSYILAGLRKTAPESNEAALKYVINGGIATAIMLFGMSYLFGLTGTTNLGGIARRLQETNEPYMLALAFLLLLIGVSFKLATVPFHMWAPDVYEGAPVPATAFFAVVSKTAGFVLLLRLLVTIFAAAPSEGRDPSSLLLSMQPVITVLAGLTMIIGSVVALRQRSLKRLLAYSGIAHAGYLLAGFAAMSWTMIDSLWLYLVVYTFMNIGAFAIVAHIVNETGSDDLDGLTGLYRHRPLLASALGLFLLSLAGIPGTAGFIAKLYIFIGLVVTEPGHYVLAVVMAITTVISYVYYFHLIVQLFFRPAFTAPLGRLPAGLSTAVILCALGTLAIGWAPGLAYDVLAQFGHFGDFLP; via the coding sequence ATGAACGATGTATGGCAATCCGATTGGGGCATGATGACGCCGGAATGGATCGTTCTTGCGGTTGCCATTGTGCTAGTAGTGATCGATTTGGCCCTGCCAAGCGGCCGAAGCCGGCGTCCGCTCGCCTGGGGCGCCGCGGCGGCGGCGGCATTGGCCATGATCGCGACAGCGGCGATGATTCCGGCCGAGCCGGCATCCATTTTACATGATACGTTCCGGCTCGATGCGTTCGCCAAAGCATTTAAGCTCATTGTGCTGGCTGGCGCCGCATTCGCTTTGCTTCTGACCGCCGATTGGAAACCGAAAGAAGACAGTCCTCACCGCGGCGAGTTTGCCTATATGATGCTGTTTGCCTTGCTTGGGGCGATGATGACTGCGTCAAGCGGCGACTTGCTGACGCTGTTCGTCAGTATCGAGCTGCTGTCGGTATCATCCTACATTTTGGCCGGCTTACGCAAAACAGCGCCGGAGTCGAATGAGGCGGCGCTCAAATACGTGATCAACGGCGGCATCGCCACCGCCATCATGCTGTTTGGCATGAGCTATCTGTTCGGCTTGACCGGCACGACGAATCTCGGCGGCATTGCACGCCGTTTGCAGGAGACGAACGAGCCGTACATGCTCGCTTTGGCGTTTCTCCTTTTGCTGATCGGGGTTTCGTTTAAGCTGGCGACCGTTCCGTTCCATATGTGGGCGCCGGACGTGTACGAAGGAGCGCCCGTTCCTGCGACGGCGTTTTTTGCCGTCGTGTCGAAAACGGCCGGCTTTGTCCTTCTTCTCCGTTTGCTCGTGACGATCTTTGCCGCAGCGCCGTCTGAAGGGCGGGACCCATCATCGCTTCTCTTGTCGATGCAGCCGGTCATCACCGTGTTAGCCGGATTGACGATGATCATCGGCAGCGTTGTGGCGCTTCGGCAGCGGAGCTTAAAGCGGCTGCTCGCCTATTCAGGCATCGCCCATGCCGGCTACTTGCTCGCCGGGTTTGCCGCGATGTCATGGACGATGATCGATTCGCTTTGGCTGTATTTGGTTGTCTATACGTTCATGAACATCGGAGCGTTTGCTATTGTGGCCCATATTGTCAATGAAACGGGATCGGATGATTTGGATGGACTCACCGGCTTGTACCGGCATCGTCCGCTGTTGGCTTCAGCGCTCGGGCTGTTTTTGCTCTCGCTTGCCGGCATTCCGGGAACGGCTGGGTTTATTGCCAAACTGTATATATTCATTGGCCTTGTCGTCACTGAACCGGGCCATTACGTGCTCGCTGTGGTGATGGCCATCACGACTGTCATCTCATACGTGTATTATTTCCATTTGATCGTTCAGCTCTTTTTCCGTCCGGCGTTCACGGCACCGCTTGGCCGGCTTCCGGCCGGTTTGTCGACCGCCGTCATCCTTTGCGCGCTTGGAACGTTGGCGATCGGCTGGGCGCCGGGGCTGGCTTACGATGTACTCGCCCAGTTTGGGCATTTTGGCGATTTTTTGCCGTAA
- the murA gene encoding UDP-N-acetylglucosamine 1-carboxyvinyltransferase, producing the protein MEKIIVRGGNRLSGTVKVEGAKNAVLPVIAATLLATKGTSTIHDVPALSDVYTISEVLRYLGADVHIAGETVTVDATGPLTVEAPFEYVRKMRASVLVMGPLLARNGRARVALPGGCAIGSRPIDQHLKGFEAMGASVKVGNGFIDAEVNGRLRGAKIYLDFPSVGATENIMMAAVLAEGTTVIENCAKEPEIVDLANFLNAMGAKVRGAGTGTIRIEGVDELVGTTHTVIPDRIEAGTFMVAAAITGGDVLVQGAVPEHLGSLIAKLEEMGVTVIEEENGVRVIGPEKLKAVDIKTMPYPGFPTDMQSQMMALLLKAEGTSMITETVFENRFMHVEEFRRMNADIKIEGRSVMINGPCQLQGAEVAATDLRAAAALILAGLAADGYTRVTELRHLDRGYVRFHEKLAALGADIERVREETEQFDHIQAIQ; encoded by the coding sequence TTGGAAAAGATCATCGTCCGTGGCGGAAACCGGTTGAGCGGCACCGTCAAAGTGGAAGGCGCAAAAAATGCCGTTTTGCCTGTCATTGCTGCCACTTTATTGGCTACGAAAGGAACGAGTACGATTCATGATGTGCCTGCTCTTTCCGATGTATATACAATCAGCGAAGTGCTCCGCTATTTAGGCGCCGACGTGCACATTGCCGGCGAAACGGTCACCGTCGACGCCACCGGTCCGTTGACGGTGGAAGCGCCGTTTGAATACGTGCGAAAAATGCGCGCATCGGTGTTGGTCATGGGCCCGCTGTTGGCGCGCAACGGCCGAGCCCGTGTAGCGCTGCCGGGCGGCTGTGCCATTGGCTCGCGCCCCATTGATCAGCACTTAAAAGGATTTGAAGCGATGGGTGCATCCGTGAAAGTGGGCAACGGCTTTATTGATGCGGAAGTGAATGGACGGCTCCGCGGCGCCAAAATTTATTTGGATTTTCCAAGCGTCGGGGCGACGGAAAATATTATGATGGCCGCCGTCCTCGCGGAAGGAACAACCGTGATCGAAAACTGTGCGAAAGAGCCGGAAATTGTCGATTTGGCGAACTTTTTGAATGCGATGGGCGCTAAAGTGCGCGGCGCCGGCACCGGAACGATTCGAATCGAAGGGGTCGACGAGCTCGTCGGCACCACACATACGGTCATTCCGGATCGCATTGAAGCTGGCACGTTTATGGTGGCAGCGGCCATCACCGGCGGCGACGTCCTCGTGCAAGGGGCGGTTCCAGAACATTTAGGCTCGCTGATCGCCAAACTCGAAGAAATGGGCGTAACGGTCATTGAAGAGGAAAATGGGGTGCGTGTCATTGGTCCGGAAAAGCTGAAAGCCGTCGACATTAAAACGATGCCATATCCGGGCTTTCCGACCGACATGCAGTCGCAAATGATGGCTCTCTTGTTGAAAGCGGAAGGCACAAGCATGATCACCGAGACGGTGTTTGAAAACCGCTTTATGCATGTTGAGGAATTCCGGCGCATGAACGCCGATATTAAAATTGAAGGTCGTTCGGTCATGATCAATGGTCCGTGCCAGCTGCAAGGCGCGGAAGTGGCGGCGACCGATTTGCGCGCAGCGGCAGCGTTGATTTTGGCTGGACTCGCGGCAGACGGCTACACGCGCGTAACCGAGCTTCGTCATCTCGACCGCGGGTACGTCCGCTTCCATGAAAAGTTGGCTGCGCTTGGGGCTGACATTGAACGCGTCCGTGAAGAAACGGAACAATTCGACCACATTCAAGCGATCCAATGA
- the nuoL gene encoding NADH-quinone oxidoreductase subunit L has translation MMNLAWVVPLFPLGSFLLLLLFGRRWKQASAYVGIGAAFLSLLLALAVLVDRLGGSTYEADWTWMTLGGVTLTVGISVTALNAWMLAVVAVVSWLVHLYSQGYMAGDERFSTFYAYLGLFTFAMLGLVLSPNLLQAYIFWELVGLGSFLLIGFYFYKEEAKAAAKKAFIMTRIGDVGFFVGMMLLFWQTHSFDYDDIFRAVGDGTLSPGMTTLAAILIFIGAIGKSGQFPLHTWLPDAMEGPTPVSALIHAATMVAAGVYLVAALFPLYEASHAAMMTVATVGGVTAIFAATIGLVQTDIKRVLAYSTISQLGYMMLALGAGSYVAAIFHLTTHAFFKALLFLAAGSVIHAVHTQNIEEMGGLWRRLPWTAPLFLIGALSISGVPLFSGFFSKDEILAAAWTNGPRPLFWLAVAAALLTSFYMFRLFFLVFAGKARRDEEVHEAPASMVGPMLVLGVLSIVAGYVQTPWFGPFLGEWLTDGAYRHEAAPGWIAVAAAIVSLAGILLAWLMYGARKVPRDWLSARVPYVDELLRRHYYIDDIYRLTVVALVSLISRLLVYVDRFLVEGIARLAAGIVGAAASAGSRGQNGQAQTYGAVTVAGLAILVVIFALTGGYWL, from the coding sequence ATGATGAACCTGGCTTGGGTTGTGCCGCTGTTCCCGCTTGGTTCGTTCCTTTTGCTGCTTTTGTTTGGGCGAAGATGGAAACAAGCAAGCGCCTATGTCGGCATCGGCGCGGCGTTTTTATCCTTGCTTTTGGCGCTCGCGGTGCTTGTGGATCGCCTGGGCGGGTCGACGTATGAGGCAGACTGGACATGGATGACGCTGGGCGGCGTGACGTTGACGGTCGGGATTTCCGTCACTGCCCTAAACGCTTGGATGCTCGCTGTTGTCGCCGTCGTCAGCTGGCTCGTCCACCTTTATTCGCAAGGGTATATGGCCGGCGATGAACGGTTTTCCACCTTTTACGCGTATTTGGGCCTGTTTACGTTCGCGATGCTCGGTCTTGTGCTGTCGCCGAATTTGCTGCAGGCGTACATCTTTTGGGAGCTCGTCGGGCTTGGATCGTTTTTGCTGATCGGGTTTTACTTCTACAAAGAAGAAGCGAAAGCGGCGGCGAAAAAGGCGTTCATCATGACGCGCATCGGCGACGTTGGCTTTTTCGTCGGCATGATGTTGCTCTTTTGGCAAACGCACAGCTTTGATTATGATGACATTTTCCGCGCCGTCGGCGATGGGACGCTGTCGCCGGGGATGACGACGCTTGCGGCGATCTTGATATTCATCGGCGCCATCGGCAAATCGGGGCAATTTCCGCTCCATACGTGGCTGCCGGATGCGATGGAAGGTCCGACGCCGGTGTCGGCGCTTATCCACGCCGCAACGATGGTGGCGGCTGGTGTGTATCTTGTGGCGGCATTGTTTCCGCTGTATGAGGCAAGTCATGCGGCAATGATGACTGTGGCGACGGTCGGCGGGGTGACGGCCATTTTTGCCGCGACGATTGGCCTCGTGCAGACGGACATCAAGCGCGTCCTCGCGTATTCGACGATCAGCCAGCTCGGTTATATGATGTTGGCGCTTGGCGCCGGCAGCTATGTCGCGGCCATCTTCCATTTGACGACGCATGCGTTCTTTAAGGCGCTCCTCTTTTTGGCCGCCGGGAGCGTCATTCATGCCGTCCATACCCAAAACATCGAGGAAATGGGCGGACTTTGGCGGCGGTTGCCGTGGACCGCGCCGCTGTTTTTGATTGGAGCGCTGTCGATCAGCGGGGTTCCGCTATTCTCCGGCTTTTTCAGCAAGGACGAAATTTTGGCTGCCGCTTGGACGAACGGGCCGCGCCCTCTCTTTTGGCTCGCGGTCGCTGCCGCGCTGCTGACGTCGTTTTATATGTTCCGTCTCTTTTTCCTCGTCTTTGCCGGAAAAGCGCGCCGTGATGAAGAGGTGCATGAAGCGCCGGCATCCATGGTTGGTCCTATGCTTGTGCTCGGCGTGTTGTCGATCGTGGCGGGGTACGTGCAAACGCCGTGGTTTGGCCCGTTCCTTGGGGAATGGTTGACGGATGGAGCGTATCGTCATGAAGCGGCGCCGGGATGGATTGCTGTGGCGGCGGCAATCGTCTCGCTTGCCGGGATTCTCCTCGCCTGGCTCATGTATGGGGCGCGGAAGGTGCCGCGCGATTGGCTGTCCGCGCGCGTTCCGTATGTTGATGAGCTGTTGCGCCGCCACTACTATATCGATGACATCTACCGTTTGACAGTTGTGGCGCTCGTGTCGCTCATCAGCCGTTTGTTGGTGTATGTCGACCGCTTCCTTGTTGAAGGGATCGCCCGGCTTGCGGCCGGCATCGTCGGCGCGGCTGCCTCGGCTGGGTCGCGTGGGCAAAACGGGCAGGCGCAGACATATGGGGCGGTGACGGTGGCCGGATTGGCGATTTTGGTCGTCATCTTCGCCTTAACAGGGGGGTACTGGCTATGA
- a CDS encoding YwmB family TATA-box binding protein — MRKNPVCWLMALVAAVSLLAAGQYRTEGAGGNEWSKPLETMAHTLVQHGASLGRWVVYTREYAHDIQNDADFFKKMAEFKQTYRSFRWTFHQANHWQKVIGTNDHSFFREQIQLVMTVTNGMPQTYILYEATGPMWSQARWKEAAQHIEKTTNSLFVNHPTFFACIEGEFSGNMKGGLFDQASQLLRDFQATPVEWLREESLVSLSAYTGQWKNVLPAANHQPINLQLALRERLGGKTRVVAGTPIITIEY; from the coding sequence ATGAGAAAAAATCCAGTCTGTTGGCTAATGGCGCTCGTCGCCGCGGTCTCGTTGTTGGCCGCAGGACAATACCGGACGGAGGGCGCCGGGGGGAACGAATGGTCCAAGCCGTTGGAAACGATGGCGCACACATTGGTGCAACATGGTGCCTCGCTCGGCCGTTGGGTCGTGTACACAAGAGAGTATGCCCACGATATTCAAAATGATGCGGACTTTTTCAAAAAAATGGCGGAGTTCAAACAAACATACCGCTCCTTTCGCTGGACGTTCCACCAAGCTAACCATTGGCAAAAAGTGATCGGCACGAACGACCATTCCTTCTTTCGTGAACAAATTCAGCTTGTGATGACCGTCACAAACGGAATGCCGCAAACGTATATCCTCTATGAAGCGACCGGTCCGATGTGGAGCCAAGCTAGGTGGAAAGAAGCAGCACAGCACATTGAAAAAACGACGAACAGCCTATTTGTGAACCACCCTACATTTTTTGCTTGTATTGAAGGCGAGTTCAGTGGTAATATGAAAGGTGGTTTGTTCGACCAAGCCTCTCAATTGCTTCGTGATTTTCAAGCGACGCCTGTCGAGTGGTTGCGGGAAGAGTCACTCGTTTCCCTGTCTGCATATACTGGGCAGTGGAAGAACGTTCTCCCGGCCGCCAATCATCAGCCGATCAACCTGCAACTCGCCTTGAGAGAAAGATTGGGCGGCAAGACGCGCGTCGTTGCTGGAACCCCAATCATTACCATTGAATATTAA
- a CDS encoding IS110 family RNA-guided transposase — MDVIYPRCAGLDVHTETIVACALWEEEGEIQKEIQTFSTFSKGLGDLLEWLEDHGVTHVAMESTGVYWKPVFAFLEGYVDLTLANPQRIKNVPGRKTDVSDAEWIAKLLRHRLIEKSFVPPAPIRELRDFTRLRKKWVGQLSSEKNRIQKVLESSNVKLGSVLSDLFGVSGRNILARLLEKGYVDKDELDQCLRGRLKTKKQAVYDSLLGTLTEHELCLLRLLWKHVEECERLIEEVDQHIDRLLEPYREEVDLLMTMPGIKKQTAAIIIAEMGTDMSVFETPERAASWTGLSPGNHESAGKRKSTRTTKGNPHLRSALCEAAWSAARSKTHPLSRKFWSLAARCGKKKALIATARRMLVIIFCMISRKESFRQPQLI; from the coding sequence ATGGATGTCATCTATCCTCGCTGCGCAGGATTGGATGTTCATACCGAAACTATTGTCGCTTGTGCCCTATGGGAAGAAGAGGGGGAGATTCAAAAGGAGATCCAAACGTTCTCAACGTTCTCGAAAGGGCTTGGCGACCTGCTCGAGTGGCTCGAAGACCATGGGGTCACCCATGTCGCCATGGAATCCACCGGCGTGTATTGGAAACCGGTCTTTGCCTTCCTCGAGGGCTATGTCGACTTGACTTTGGCCAATCCGCAGCGGATCAAAAATGTCCCGGGAAGAAAAACCGATGTCTCTGACGCCGAGTGGATCGCCAAGCTGCTCCGCCATAGACTCATTGAAAAAAGTTTCGTCCCCCCAGCGCCGATTCGTGAACTGCGGGATTTTACCCGCCTGCGCAAAAAGTGGGTCGGACAGTTGAGTTCAGAGAAAAACCGGATTCAAAAAGTGCTGGAGTCTTCCAATGTCAAGCTGGGCTCCGTCCTCTCGGATCTCTTCGGCGTTTCCGGACGAAACATCCTTGCCCGGCTGCTCGAGAAGGGATACGTGGACAAGGACGAGCTGGATCAATGCCTGCGCGGCAGGCTCAAAACGAAAAAGCAGGCGGTGTACGATTCGCTGCTGGGCACCTTGACCGAACATGAGCTCTGTCTCCTTCGCCTCTTGTGGAAACACGTGGAGGAATGCGAGCGGCTCATCGAAGAAGTCGACCAGCACATCGACCGCCTGCTCGAGCCGTATCGGGAGGAAGTGGACTTACTGATGACCATGCCTGGAATCAAAAAACAAACCGCCGCCATCATCATCGCCGAGATGGGAACCGACATGAGCGTCTTTGAAACGCCGGAACGGGCGGCTTCATGGACGGGGTTGTCCCCCGGCAACCATGAAAGCGCCGGAAAGCGAAAGAGCACGCGCACCACCAAAGGCAATCCCCATCTTCGATCAGCGTTATGCGAGGCGGCATGGTCAGCAGCTCGATCCAAGACACATCCCTTGTCCCGAAAATTTTGGTCGTTGGCGGCCCGATGCGGGAAGAAAAAAGCCCTCATCGCCACGGCTCGACGAATGTTGGTGATCATCTTTTGCATGATCTCCCGCAAAGAGTCGTTCCGCCAACCACAACTCATTTAG